The Sebastes fasciatus isolate fSebFas1 chromosome 13, fSebFas1.pri, whole genome shotgun sequence genome includes a region encoding these proteins:
- the LOC141780877 gene encoding migration and invasion enhancer 1-like — MGLLKIEVEYCGGUGYGPRYQELARVVKAEFPEADVSGSVGRQGSFEITINGQLVFSKKELGGFPYEDAVMEQIQNAADGKPMQKITKSRSPCVIM, encoded by the exons ATGGGGTTGTTGAAAATAGAAGTTGAATACTG CGGAGGATGAGGATACGGACCCCGCTATCAGGAGCTCGCCCGGGTTGTGAAGGCTGAGTTTCCAGAAGCGGATGTGTCCGGCTCCGTGGGAAGACAAG GCAGCTTTGAGATTACAATCAATGGGCAGCTGGTCTTCTCCAAGAAGGAGCTAGGGGGGTTCCCATATGAGGATGCC GTAATGGAACAAATCCAGAATGCCGCCGATGGCAAACCTATGCAGAAGATCACCAAATCCCGTTCACCCTGCGTCATCATGTAA